One stretch of Verrucomicrobiales bacterium DNA includes these proteins:
- a CDS encoding response regulator produces MSNAPAARKNILIVDDEISIRESLAAVLREEGYTVELAENGRIAIREFLHGSPDLILLDLNMPDTDGWKAFDLLARLAPDVPVVMITARADQQKRAQEAGVKVLLEKPLDIPVLLNAIRVLFNPG; encoded by the coding sequence TTGAGCAACGCCCCAGCGGCGCGAAAGAACATTTTGATTGTTGATGATGAGATCAGTATCCGGGAGTCACTGGCTGCTGTGCTCAGAGAGGAAGGCTACACAGTGGAACTGGCGGAGAATGGGCGAATCGCGATTCGCGAATTCCTGCACGGATCACCAGACCTCATCCTCCTCGATCTTAACATGCCCGATACGGATGGTTGGAAGGCCTTCGACCTTCTGGCACGGCTGGCCCCAGACGTACCAGTCGTTATGATCACGGCCCGCGCCGATCAACAAAAACGAGCCCAAGAGGCAGGAGTCAAGGTGCTGCTAGAGAAGCCGCTAGATATCCCAGTGTTGTTGAACGCCATTCGGGTCCTGTTTAACCCAGGGTAG